In the Bacillus shivajii genome, one interval contains:
- a CDS encoding serine hydrolase domain-containing protein, with amino-acid sequence MFVQQNEKIIRSIEHSFRKQVQKDKNLKSACLLVHSEKKGIHLNIAEGAMELNQPAYMASVGKIFTSVLISILYENNQLTFEDRITNYLDQELVNKLHVYKGKDYSNDIQIKHLLNQTSGLYDHFRPLLKQLLDNPSFTISPEEAITWAKTYQKPHFPPGNGFKYTDTNYHLLGLIIEKITAMPFHEAIEQYIFHPIGMMNSSILNYSEPLDKNTQPLADFYFGKKNILNYKGYAGLDYAGGGIVSTREDMLKFMQALVTCQLIEKKTLVKMMNDKAKYGLGIEYGYGIMQFKTVPLLMPKAFNVWGHAGATGAYLFYHPKMDTYVIGTFNDFSYERKGVRFMLINVIRQLVKLKD; translated from the coding sequence ATGTTCGTGCAACAAAATGAAAAAATCATTCGTTCAATTGAACATTCATTCAGAAAACAAGTACAAAAAGACAAAAACTTAAAAAGTGCATGTTTACTTGTTCATTCAGAAAAGAAAGGCATCCATTTAAATATCGCAGAAGGCGCAATGGAACTAAACCAGCCAGCATATATGGCAAGTGTGGGGAAAATATTTACGTCCGTTTTGATTAGTATCTTATACGAAAACAATCAATTAACGTTTGAAGACAGAATTACAAATTATTTAGATCAAGAATTAGTCAATAAACTTCACGTTTATAAAGGAAAAGATTATTCAAATGACATCCAAATCAAACATCTTCTTAATCAAACATCAGGTTTGTATGATCATTTCCGACCATTATTAAAACAGCTTTTGGATAATCCAAGCTTTACGATAAGCCCAGAAGAGGCAATCACTTGGGCAAAAACATATCAAAAACCTCATTTTCCACCAGGTAACGGCTTCAAATATACTGATACAAACTATCATCTATTGGGATTAATTATAGAAAAAATAACAGCCATGCCTTTTCATGAAGCGATAGAACAATACATTTTTCACCCCATCGGTATGATGAATTCATCTATTCTGAACTACTCTGAACCGTTAGATAAAAATACGCAACCTTTAGCAGATTTTTATTTCGGTAAAAAGAACATCTTAAATTACAAAGGGTATGCCGGTCTCGATTATGCAGGTGGCGGAATCGTATCAACTAGAGAAGATATGTTGAAATTTATGCAAGCATTAGTCACTTGTCAGTTAATCGAAAAGAAAACACTTGTGAAGATGATGAATGATAAAGCGAAATATGGTTTAGGAATTGAGTATGGCTATGGCATTATGCAGTTTAAAACAGTGCCACTACTTATGCCAAAAGCATTTAATGTCTGGGGACATGCAGGTGCAACAGGAGCTTATTTGTTTTACCATCCTAAGATGGATACTTATGTAATTGGTACTTTTAATGATTTTTCCTATGAAAGAAAAGGTGTTAGATTTATGTTAATAAACGTCATAAGGCAATTGGTGAAATTGAAAGACTGA
- a CDS encoding MarR family winged helix-turn-helix transcriptional regulator yields MSSQREKFATSYLIFGLIRGLNFEIENDIRQVLKNNELTFPGFRVLWILYFDPNISMKELTFLAQTNISNVFRQLMKLKEDELVIIENDDDARIKKLSLTEEGKNIVQHFITINTTDSILQIMHVIDKIPKQDLQTFVEVSSFLSDELIGKKFGEFITKSSSDIISEPTSKT; encoded by the coding sequence ATGAGTTCACAAAGAGAAAAGTTCGCTACAAGTTATTTAATATTTGGATTAATTAGAGGGCTGAATTTCGAAATTGAAAATGATATCCGACAAGTTTTAAAAAATAATGAATTAACTTTTCCAGGTTTTCGTGTTTTATGGATTCTCTATTTTGATCCAAATATAAGCATGAAAGAACTTACATTCCTTGCGCAAACAAATATTTCAAATGTGTTTCGACAACTAATGAAATTAAAAGAAGACGAATTGGTTATTATTGAGAATGACGATGATGCTCGAATCAAGAAACTATCTTTAACAGAAGAAGGAAAAAATATCGTCCAACATTTTATTACCATAAATACTACTGACTCTATTTTACAAATTATGCATGTCATCGATAAAATTCCTAAACAAGACCTGCAAACATTTGTTGAAGTTTCTTCTTTCTTAAGTGATGAATTAATTGGAAAAAAGTTCGGTGAATTCATAACTAAGTCTTCATCCGACATCATCAGTGAACCAACATCAAAAACTTAA
- a CDS encoding DUF4317 domain-containing protein, with protein sequence MNKKDIAHIRKQFKANNDLLKLHDIFTVYVMKESSEIYHHQSQPFEMLDQDQQELFFQNFKKTLTGQLDEKLFELKFQRNAADSSQLTLHQGLLSDDVEDWKAHMLRIVQKMLTARQYEMDTVITFIRGEYFKPTKKRNDETEESGRDSVYTHPFILCSINTTQDPKKELLFDYVGKEFKYNIVVDPIINLKAPIGGFLFPCFNDHAADVNHILYSSGKANEPDYLFIEDVLNAEEMMTAAEDKIVFEEIVKNVTGDQLNTGTLSNVYEEIHRVIEENEEEDAPKLDYKDVGNVLKQSGVKDVEPEQVETAFKKVINDDKYEIKASNIMPKYTSKSIKIETKVANVSISPQDLSYVRQINFEGKRYLMIEVEEDTVIDGFTMITEAFGEKKE encoded by the coding sequence ATGAACAAAAAAGATATCGCCCATATTCGTAAGCAATTTAAAGCAAATAATGACTTACTAAAACTTCATGATATATTTACGGTTTATGTGATGAAAGAATCAAGTGAGATTTATCATCATCAAAGTCAGCCGTTTGAAATGCTTGACCAAGATCAACAAGAGTTATTCTTCCAGAATTTCAAAAAAACACTGACTGGCCAATTAGATGAAAAATTATTTGAGCTGAAGTTTCAGCGCAATGCAGCAGACAGTAGTCAGCTCACTTTACATCAAGGTTTATTAAGTGATGATGTCGAAGATTGGAAGGCACATATGCTTCGTATCGTCCAGAAAATGCTGACAGCGCGGCAGTACGAAATGGATACGGTCATCACCTTTATACGTGGTGAATATTTTAAACCGACGAAAAAAAGAAATGATGAGACAGAAGAAAGTGGTCGTGATTCTGTTTATACTCACCCGTTTATTTTATGTTCGATTAATACGACCCAAGATCCAAAGAAAGAATTACTTTTTGACTATGTCGGAAAAGAATTTAAATACAATATTGTCGTTGATCCAATTATTAACTTAAAAGCTCCGATTGGCGGGTTTCTCTTCCCTTGTTTTAATGATCACGCGGCTGATGTAAACCACATTTTGTATTCATCTGGGAAAGCAAATGAGCCGGACTATTTGTTCATTGAAGACGTGTTAAATGCGGAAGAAATGATGACCGCAGCGGAAGACAAAATTGTGTTTGAAGAAATCGTCAAAAACGTGACAGGAGATCAGCTGAATACGGGTACTTTGTCAAATGTATATGAAGAAATTCACCGAGTCATTGAAGAAAACGAAGAGGAAGATGCTCCGAAATTAGATTACAAAGACGTCGGAAATGTTTTAAAGCAAAGTGGTGTAAAAGATGTTGAGCCGGAACAAGTAGAAACGGCTTTCAAAAAAGTGATCAATGACGATAAATATGAAATCAAGGCAAGCAACATCATGCCAAAGTATACGTCGAAATCAATTAAAATCGAAACAAAGGTCGCAAACGTGTCAATCAGTCCTCAAGATTTAAGCTACGTCAGACAGATCAATTTTGAAGGCAAGCGCTATCTCATGATCGAAGTTGAGGAAGATACTGTCATTGACGGGTTTACGATGATAACAGAGGCTTTTGGGGAGAAAAAAGAATAA
- a CDS encoding CBO0543 family protein: MKGYISSFIASFVVKNKNITFPIRFLPKYFDISILFDYLIFPLLCVFFNRTTLKMNPTKSIFLSLCFSFPMTLLEIILERHTDLIKYKRNWNWIITYSSLAMTFLFIRLLMSIIRKLNIEKEGQSDHAANLSKA; the protein is encoded by the coding sequence ATGAAAGGATACATCTCAAGCTTTATTGCATCGTTTGTCGTGAAAAACAAAAACATTACGTTTCCAATCCGATTTTTACCGAAGTATTTTGATATAAGTATATTATTCGATTACTTAATTTTTCCATTGTTATGTGTGTTTTTTAACCGTACAACTTTAAAAATGAACCCTACAAAGTCCATTTTCCTTTCGTTATGTTTTAGCTTCCCAATGACACTTCTAGAGATCATATTAGAAAGACATACTGACCTCATCAAGTACAAGCGTAACTGGAATTGGATTATTACTTACTCATCTTTAGCCATGACATTTTTATTTATTCGACTGTTAATGTCGATCATAAGAAAACTAAATATAGAAAAAGAAGGTCAGAGTGATCATGCCGCAAATTTATCGAAGGCATAA